From a region of the Actinomycetes bacterium genome:
- a CDS encoding cation diffusion facilitator family transporter produces the protein MSAAGGSRAIVAALAANLGIAVTKFVAFLLTGSSSMLAESIHSVADSGNQGLLLVGGRRAKRAATPEHPFGYGRERYIYAFIVAIVLFSVGGLFALYEGWHKLQHPEPIDEWQWVPIAVLLAAVAMEGFSFRTAIVESNHVRGGQSWVQFVRHAKAPELPVILLEDLGALIGLVLALIGVSLTLITGDGTWDGLGTVCIGVLLVVIAVVLALETKSLVLGEGATPEAVRRIEAALLADDSVERVIHMRTLHLGPEELLVAAKIAVRHDDTAAEVARAIDAAEVRVREAEPIARVIYLEPDLLRPAAEPADRPAAEPATQAAAHAARDGDDLVPPAR, from the coding sequence TTGAGCGCCGCCGGCGGCTCGCGGGCCATCGTCGCGGCGCTCGCGGCCAACCTTGGCATCGCGGTCACCAAGTTCGTGGCGTTCCTGCTGACCGGCTCGTCCTCGATGCTGGCCGAGTCGATCCATTCGGTGGCCGACTCGGGCAACCAGGGACTGCTGCTCGTGGGCGGCCGGCGGGCCAAGCGGGCCGCGACGCCGGAGCACCCCTTCGGCTACGGCCGCGAGCGCTACATCTACGCCTTCATCGTCGCCATCGTCCTCTTCAGCGTGGGCGGCCTCTTCGCGCTGTACGAGGGCTGGCACAAGCTGCAGCACCCCGAGCCGATCGACGAGTGGCAGTGGGTGCCCATCGCGGTGCTGCTCGCGGCCGTCGCGATGGAGGGCTTCTCCTTCCGCACCGCGATCGTCGAGTCCAACCACGTCCGGGGCGGCCAGTCCTGGGTGCAGTTCGTCCGGCACGCCAAGGCACCCGAGCTCCCGGTGATCCTCCTCGAGGACCTCGGCGCGCTGATCGGGCTGGTGCTCGCGCTGATCGGGGTCAGCCTCACGCTGATCACCGGCGACGGCACGTGGGACGGGCTCGGCACGGTCTGCATCGGGGTGCTGCTCGTCGTCATCGCCGTCGTCCTCGCGCTCGAGACCAAGAGCCTGGTGCTGGGCGAGGGGGCGACCCCTGAGGCGGTGCGCCGGATCGAGGCCGCGCTGCTGGCCGACGACAGCGTCGAGCGGGTCATCCACATGCGCACGCTGCACCTCGGCCCGGAGGAGCTGCTCGTGGCGGCGAAGATCGCGGTGCGCCACGACGACACCGCCGCCGAGGTCGCGCGGGCGATCGACGCCGCCGAGGTGCGGGTGCGCGAGGCCGAGCCGATCGCCCGGGTGATCTACCTCGAGCCCGACCTGCTCCGACCCGCGGCCGAGCCGGCCGACCGGCCCGCCGCCGAGCCGGCCACCCAGGCCGCCGCGCACGCCGCCCGGGACGGGGATGACCTGGTGCCGCCGGCCCGGTAG